One region of Myxococcus fulvus genomic DNA includes:
- a CDS encoding 1,4-dihydroxy-2-naphthoyl-CoA synthase — protein MVSAIFNPARWKPVEGPKFKDITFHRAVDQGTVRIAFNRPEVRNAFRPRTVDELSRALEATRFMTDVGCVLITGNGPSPKDGGWAFCSGGDQRIRGKDGYKYEGEEGESDPARLGRLHILEVQRQIRFLPKAVIAVVPGWAVGGGHSLHVVCDMTIASQEHAVFKQTDADVASFDGGYGSALLARQIGQKRAREIFFVGANYSAQEAFQMGMVNAVVPHEKLEDFALEWAAEINTKSPTAIKMLKYAFNLPDDGMVGQQLFAGEATRLAYGTDEAQEGRDAFVQKRKRDFKRFPWSY, from the coding sequence ATGGTCTCGGCCATCTTCAATCCGGCCCGTTGGAAGCCCGTCGAGGGCCCCAAGTTCAAGGACATCACCTTCCACCGCGCGGTGGACCAGGGCACCGTCCGCATCGCGTTCAACCGCCCCGAGGTGCGCAACGCCTTCCGCCCCCGCACTGTCGACGAGCTGTCCCGCGCCCTCGAAGCCACCCGCTTCATGACCGACGTCGGCTGCGTCCTCATCACCGGCAATGGCCCGTCCCCCAAGGACGGAGGCTGGGCGTTCTGCTCCGGCGGTGACCAGCGCATCCGCGGCAAGGACGGCTACAAGTACGAAGGCGAAGAGGGCGAGTCCGACCCCGCCCGCCTCGGCCGCCTCCACATCCTCGAGGTCCAGCGGCAGATCCGCTTCCTCCCCAAGGCCGTCATCGCCGTCGTCCCCGGCTGGGCCGTAGGCGGCGGACACAGCCTCCATGTCGTCTGCGACATGACCATCGCCAGCCAGGAACACGCCGTCTTCAAGCAGACCGACGCCGACGTCGCCAGCTTCGACGGCGGCTACGGCTCCGCGCTCCTTGCCCGACAGATCGGCCAGAAGCGCGCCCGGGAGATCTTCTTCGTCGGAGCCAACTACTCCGCCCAGGAGGCCTTCCAGATGGGCATGGTCAACGCCGTGGTCCCCCACGAGAAGCTCGAGGACTTCGCGCTCGAGTGGGCCGCGGAGATCAACACCAAGAGCCCCACCGCCATCAAGATGCTCAAGTACGCCTTCAACCTGCCCGATGACGGCATGGTCGGCCAGCAGCTCTTCGCCGGCGAGGCCACCCGCCTGGCCTACGGCACCGACGAAGCCCAGGAGGGCCGCGACGCCTTCGTCCAGAAGCGCAAGCGCGACTTCAAGCGCTTCCCCTGGTCCTACTGA
- a CDS encoding VOC family protein, producing the protein MEFHRGRMFDHVHLRTRDLEASRRFYQAILGVLGIPIGAHGPGHFFADELFVSPVDPGATKSSSVHLAFQAKDRDTVHRIYEAALAAGGKDNGAPGERPYHPGYYAAFMLDPDGNNIEAVFHGPSKRSADSVVVTA; encoded by the coding sequence ATGGAATTCCATCGCGGCCGGATGTTCGACCACGTGCACCTGCGCACCCGGGACTTGGAGGCCAGCCGGCGGTTCTATCAGGCCATCCTGGGGGTGCTGGGCATCCCCATCGGCGCGCACGGGCCGGGGCACTTCTTCGCGGACGAGCTGTTCGTGTCTCCGGTGGACCCGGGCGCGACGAAGAGCTCCAGCGTGCACCTGGCCTTCCAGGCGAAGGACCGCGATACGGTGCACCGCATCTACGAAGCGGCGCTCGCCGCGGGTGGGAAGGACAACGGCGCGCCGGGTGAGCGGCCGTACCACCCTGGCTACTACGCGGCGTTCATGTTGGACCCGGATGGGAACAACATCGAGGCCGTGTTCCACGGTCCCTCGAAGCGCTCGGCCGATTCGGTGGTCGTCACGGCGTAG
- a CDS encoding C45 family autoproteolytic acyltransferase/hydolase — protein sequence MTDPCPTSKLLGALVLSTSLLTAAPAVAAAPVHSTTVPNGGFETAGGASSVPAFWTARGSGKVSSSGASKAEGSRGLLIESPQGGGETTVESGELKLQVGQLYRLSAWVRTKDVQADPLARYPTPHGACVSMKSFPFTNCTPATSADSGGRASVVFFATQATDRVQLHLGRNGKATGSVWYDDVRIEPVEDINAYVPLESVRWAGKGFRYDDGGWIYVHIEGDPYERGHQFGELVPQEIVRYMEKLGVQKDKADPAKGWSHQRLLADSLFLRKFDPEYLEEMKGIADGANKAGAKFKDRALDLIDIVTLNTAVDAGQLEEANRATSTSLSGRTFLKAEDEAERGGKGDHCSSFVATKSATKDGRAIMGQIFMWNGYTGVHWDVVLDVQPTRGHRFVMQTFPGGIHSGADWFINAAGIVIGETTVGQTPFDPNGTPQSNRIRKAAQYASSIDDVARIMKDQNNGLYTNDWTLADTKTDEGACLLLGTKKTRLWRTGSKGNAADTPGNLKDFIWANNNNRDLEVRKESVSNPDNAPADLAFNTWNRDIAFWEYYQQHGKKGFDLDSAIRMLASSPINRPHACDGKITTSEMAEKMMFLAHYGKTTLREKMIGSRFMPDLPGATPHLSLGYTTFSPLYVSAKLKQAQKTWKAPEEPQALKRDFSRVKDAVGFDDKLLWSNTLFPATDGENWLVSGTAAYWKLLKDVSGQEGKQDKAFETQRDVLADLNDRFLFTTSREADVAPATAKTEYGRYGTYLVPRVKGTFALHQLRLLVGNEGFSKVMNAVHAKYANKDITTADFKRLAQEASGKDVGAFVGQWLERTGLPQPRFKASAAQVKDGYEVTLKVEQPGPKPWHFVTLVEVRTAKGSTLERIEVKGTANETFVLKTAEAPVRVVFNAGNDVPVVRERFQVLGNQTDAWERLLLVHGTARQTESMRTLALGYREVLADVFTERLVPIAPDAEVTDAQLADRDLVLFGGAEDNALLARLASEKKLPVELGKRYFRWQGKTYGRPDDGIAMALPNPWNPKRAMYLYVANSGLQLWQMTRTYQRNLQGWAVFRGGDVATKGFHDLDALSQDVAVTPAPAAPATPAPATPAPVPAPVMGQR from the coding sequence ATGACCGACCCCTGTCCGACGTCGAAGCTCCTCGGCGCGCTCGTGCTCTCCACGAGCCTGCTCACGGCCGCCCCCGCCGTGGCCGCCGCGCCCGTCCACTCCACCACCGTCCCCAACGGAGGCTTCGAGACCGCGGGCGGCGCCTCGTCCGTGCCCGCGTTCTGGACGGCGCGGGGCTCGGGCAAGGTGTCCTCGAGCGGCGCGAGCAAGGCGGAGGGCTCCCGCGGCCTGCTCATCGAGAGCCCGCAGGGTGGGGGAGAGACCACCGTCGAGTCCGGCGAGCTGAAGCTCCAGGTCGGCCAGCTCTATCGGCTGAGCGCGTGGGTGCGCACCAAGGACGTCCAGGCGGATCCGCTCGCGCGCTATCCCACGCCCCACGGCGCGTGCGTCTCGATGAAGAGCTTCCCCTTCACCAACTGCACGCCCGCCACCAGCGCGGACTCAGGGGGCCGCGCCTCCGTCGTCTTCTTCGCCACCCAGGCCACCGACCGCGTGCAGCTCCACCTGGGCCGCAACGGCAAGGCCACCGGCTCGGTCTGGTACGACGACGTGCGCATCGAGCCCGTGGAGGACATCAACGCGTATGTGCCGCTCGAGTCCGTGCGCTGGGCGGGCAAGGGCTTCCGCTACGACGACGGCGGGTGGATCTACGTCCACATCGAGGGCGACCCGTACGAGCGCGGCCACCAGTTCGGTGAGCTGGTGCCGCAGGAGATCGTCCGCTACATGGAGAAGCTCGGCGTCCAGAAGGACAAGGCCGACCCGGCGAAGGGCTGGAGCCACCAGCGGCTGCTCGCGGACTCGCTCTTCCTGCGCAAGTTCGACCCCGAGTACCTGGAGGAGATGAAGGGCATCGCCGACGGCGCCAACAAGGCCGGGGCGAAGTTCAAGGACCGCGCGCTGGACCTCATCGACATCGTCACCCTCAACACCGCCGTGGACGCGGGCCAGCTCGAGGAGGCCAACCGCGCCACCTCCACCTCGCTGTCCGGCCGCACCTTCCTCAAGGCCGAGGACGAGGCCGAGCGCGGAGGGAAGGGGGACCACTGCTCGTCCTTCGTCGCCACGAAGTCCGCCACCAAGGATGGCCGCGCCATCATGGGGCAGATCTTCATGTGGAACGGCTACACCGGCGTCCACTGGGACGTGGTGCTCGACGTGCAGCCCACGCGCGGCCACCGCTTCGTGATGCAGACCTTCCCCGGCGGCATCCACAGCGGCGCGGACTGGTTCATCAACGCCGCGGGCATCGTCATCGGCGAGACGACGGTGGGCCAGACGCCGTTCGACCCGAACGGCACACCGCAGAGCAACCGCATCCGCAAGGCCGCGCAGTACGCGTCCTCCATCGACGACGTCGCGCGCATCATGAAGGACCAGAACAACGGCCTGTACACCAACGACTGGACGCTCGCGGACACGAAGACGGACGAGGGCGCGTGCCTGCTGCTCGGCACGAAGAAGACGCGCCTGTGGCGCACCGGCAGCAAGGGCAACGCCGCCGACACGCCGGGCAACCTCAAGGACTTCATCTGGGCGAACAACAACAACCGCGACCTGGAGGTCCGCAAGGAGTCCGTCTCCAACCCGGACAACGCCCCCGCGGACCTGGCCTTCAACACGTGGAACCGCGACATCGCCTTCTGGGAGTACTACCAGCAACACGGCAAGAAGGGCTTCGACCTGGACTCGGCCATCCGGATGCTGGCCTCCAGCCCCATCAACCGGCCCCACGCGTGCGACGGGAAGATCACCACGTCCGAGATGGCCGAGAAGATGATGTTCCTGGCCCACTACGGGAAGACGACGCTGCGCGAGAAGATGATTGGCAGCCGCTTCATGCCGGACCTTCCCGGCGCCACGCCGCACCTGTCCCTGGGCTACACGACGTTCAGCCCCCTCTACGTCTCCGCGAAGCTCAAGCAGGCCCAGAAGACGTGGAAGGCGCCCGAGGAGCCGCAGGCCCTCAAGCGTGACTTCTCCCGCGTGAAGGACGCCGTGGGCTTCGACGACAAGCTGCTGTGGTCCAACACCCTCTTCCCCGCGACGGATGGCGAGAACTGGCTGGTCAGCGGCACCGCCGCGTACTGGAAGCTGCTCAAGGACGTCTCCGGGCAGGAGGGCAAGCAGGACAAGGCGTTCGAGACGCAGCGGGACGTGCTCGCGGACCTCAATGACCGCTTCCTCTTCACCACCTCGCGCGAGGCGGACGTCGCGCCGGCCACCGCGAAGACGGAGTACGGGCGCTACGGCACGTACCTGGTGCCTCGGGTCAAGGGCACCTTCGCGCTGCACCAGCTGCGCCTGCTCGTGGGCAACGAGGGCTTCAGCAAGGTGATGAACGCGGTGCACGCGAAGTACGCGAACAAGGACATCACCACCGCGGACTTCAAGCGCCTGGCGCAGGAGGCGTCGGGCAAGGACGTGGGCGCCTTCGTCGGCCAGTGGCTGGAGCGCACGGGTTTGCCCCAGCCTCGCTTCAAGGCGAGCGCGGCGCAGGTGAAGGACGGCTACGAGGTGACGCTGAAGGTGGAGCAGCCGGGCCCCAAGCCCTGGCACTTCGTCACGCTGGTGGAGGTGCGGACCGCGAAGGGCTCCACGCTGGAGCGCATCGAGGTGAAGGGCACGGCCAACGAGACCTTCGTCCTGAAGACGGCGGAGGCGCCGGTGCGCGTGGTGTTCAACGCGGGCAACGACGTGCCCGTGGTGCGTGAGCGCTTCCAGGTGCTGGGCAACCAGACGGACGCGTGGGAGCGGCTGCTGCTGGTACACGGCACCGCGCGCCAGACGGAGTCCATGCGCACGCTGGCGCTCGGCTACCGCGAGGTGCTCGCGGATGTGTTCACCGAGCGGCTGGTGCCCATCGCGCCGGACGCCGAGGTGACGGACGCGCAGCTGGCGGACCGCGACCTGGTCCTCTTCGGCGGCGCGGAGGACAACGCGCTGCTCGCCCGACTGGCCTCGGAGAAGAAGCTCCCCGTGGAGCTGGGGAAGCGCTACTTCCGCTGGCAGGGGAAGACCTACGGGCGCCCGGATGACGGCATCGCGATGGCGCTGCCCAACCCGTGGAACCCGAAGCGCGCGATGTACCTCTACGTCGCGAACAGCGGCCTCCAGTTGTGGCAGATGACACGGACCTATCAGCGCAACCTGCAGGGCTGGGCCGTGTTCCGCGGCGGGGACGTGGCGACGAAGGGGTTCCACGACCTGGATGCGTTGTCGCAGGACGTCGCGGTGACTCCGGCTCCGGCCGCGCCCGCGACGCCGGCACCCGCGACTCCCGCGCCGGTGCCGGCTCCGGTGATGGGCCAGCGCTGA
- a CDS encoding M13 family metallopeptidase — protein MSPKKFIAHRAWASSALGTLLLTGCASAPQPAPTAETPPAVEAAPTAEAPPVAEAPAAAPVVAEAPAAPVVEEVSEEAVRRLGVELKNLDRSVRPQDDFYQFVNGTWLKTTPIPADRARYGTFIELADKSELAMRAIIEEAAAAKARPAGSTPQKVGDLYNSFMDTERIEKLGLKPVASELSRVKALKSKAGLPELYAEMQRNGLQTPFVMYVGQDQKQATRYIAQVSQSGLGLPDRDYYTKTEQRFVDIRAAYLTYIEKLLTLAGEKDAKKAAEDIFALEAKLAEKSWDRVKNRDREATYNLKTVKELDALTPGFSWARFLKATGAQKTPGVIVRQPDFLQALSQTVEATPLPVLKQYLTYKVLSGRAPMLSSAFEQASFEFYGKTLQGLQENRPRWKRAVTAVEGSLGEAVGQLYVERHFSPASKQRMQELVSNLREAFRQGIDGLDWMSAETKAQAQAKLSKFNVKIGYPDKWRDYSRLKVVPGELVANVRRSEVFDHAYMVSKLGKPIDRQEWGMTPQTVNAYYSSTMNEIVFPAAILQPPFFNPDADDATNYGAIGAVIGHEFSHGFDDQGSRSDGDGNLRNWWTEQDQAGFKQRTAVLVEQYSGFSPLETMKVNGQLTLGENIGDLSGLAVAYKAYTLSLQGKEAPTIAGFTGPQRFFLGWGQIWRGLYRDDAMRQMLLTDSHSPPQYRVNGVLRNMTEFYEAFGVKEGDAAYLAPEKRVKIW, from the coding sequence ATGAGCCCCAAGAAGTTCATTGCCCACCGAGCCTGGGCCAGCAGCGCCCTCGGCACCCTTCTCCTGACGGGTTGCGCCAGCGCGCCCCAGCCCGCGCCCACCGCCGAGACGCCTCCGGCCGTCGAGGCCGCGCCCACCGCCGAAGCGCCTCCCGTGGCCGAGGCTCCCGCCGCGGCTCCCGTGGTGGCCGAGGCCCCCGCCGCTCCCGTCGTCGAGGAGGTCTCCGAGGAGGCCGTGCGCCGGCTGGGCGTGGAGCTGAAGAACCTGGACCGCTCCGTCCGTCCGCAGGACGACTTCTACCAGTTCGTCAACGGCACCTGGCTGAAGACCACGCCCATCCCCGCGGACCGCGCCCGCTACGGCACGTTCATCGAGCTGGCGGACAAGTCCGAGCTGGCGATGCGCGCCATCATCGAGGAGGCCGCCGCCGCGAAGGCGCGCCCCGCGGGCTCCACGCCGCAGAAGGTGGGCGACCTCTACAACAGCTTCATGGACACCGAGCGCATCGAGAAGCTGGGCCTCAAGCCCGTGGCCTCGGAGCTCTCGCGCGTCAAGGCGCTCAAGAGCAAGGCGGGCCTGCCGGAGCTGTACGCGGAGATGCAGCGCAACGGCCTGCAGACGCCGTTCGTCATGTACGTGGGCCAGGACCAGAAGCAGGCCACGCGCTACATCGCGCAGGTCAGCCAGAGTGGCCTGGGGCTGCCGGACCGCGACTACTACACGAAGACGGAGCAGCGCTTCGTCGACATCCGCGCCGCGTACCTGACGTACATCGAGAAGCTGCTCACGCTGGCGGGTGAGAAGGACGCGAAGAAGGCGGCCGAGGACATCTTCGCGCTGGAGGCGAAGCTGGCCGAGAAGAGCTGGGACCGGGTGAAGAACCGGGACCGCGAGGCCACCTACAACCTCAAGACGGTCAAGGAGCTGGACGCGCTGACGCCCGGCTTCTCGTGGGCGCGCTTCCTGAAGGCCACCGGCGCGCAGAAGACGCCCGGTGTCATCGTCCGTCAGCCCGACTTCCTCCAGGCGCTGTCGCAGACGGTGGAGGCCACGCCGCTGCCCGTGCTCAAGCAGTACCTGACGTACAAGGTGCTGTCCGGCCGCGCGCCGATGCTGTCGTCCGCCTTCGAGCAGGCGTCCTTCGAGTTCTACGGCAAGACGCTGCAGGGCCTGCAGGAGAACCGCCCGCGTTGGAAGCGCGCGGTGACGGCGGTGGAGGGCTCGCTGGGCGAGGCCGTGGGCCAGCTCTACGTGGAGCGGCACTTCTCGCCGGCGTCCAAGCAGCGCATGCAGGAGCTGGTGTCGAACCTGCGCGAGGCGTTCCGTCAGGGCATCGACGGGCTGGACTGGATGAGCGCCGAGACGAAGGCGCAGGCCCAGGCGAAGCTGTCGAAGTTCAACGTGAAGATCGGCTACCCGGACAAGTGGCGTGACTACTCGCGCCTGAAGGTCGTCCCCGGTGAGCTGGTGGCCAACGTGCGCCGCAGCGAGGTGTTCGACCACGCGTACATGGTGAGCAAGCTGGGCAAGCCCATCGACCGTCAGGAGTGGGGCATGACGCCGCAGACGGTGAATGCCTACTACAGCTCCACGATGAACGAGATCGTCTTCCCGGCCGCGATTCTGCAGCCGCCGTTCTTCAACCCGGACGCGGACGACGCGACGAACTACGGCGCCATCGGCGCGGTCATCGGCCACGAGTTCAGCCACGGCTTCGACGACCAGGGCAGCCGCTCGGATGGTGATGGCAACCTGCGCAACTGGTGGACGGAGCAGGACCAGGCGGGCTTCAAGCAGCGCACGGCGGTGCTGGTGGAGCAGTACTCGGGCTTCAGCCCGCTGGAGACCATGAAGGTCAACGGCCAGCTGACGCTGGGTGAGAACATCGGCGACCTGAGCGGGCTCGCGGTGGCGTACAAGGCCTACACGCTGTCGCTGCAGGGCAAGGAGGCGCCCACCATCGCCGGCTTCACGGGGCCGCAGCGCTTCTTCCTCGGCTGGGGGCAGATCTGGCGCGGGCTGTACCGCGACGATGCGATGCGCCAGATGCTGCTGACGGACTCCCACTCGCCGCCGCAGTACCGCGTCAACGGCGTGCTGCGGAACATGACGGAGTTCTACGAGGCGTTCGGCGTGAAGGAAGGCGACGCCGCGTACCTCGCTCCCGAGAAGCGCGTGAAGATCTGGTAG
- a CDS encoding fumarate hydratase: MTDFQFQEMLPLGKDETPYRLLTKDYVTPIEAAGRSFIQVAPEAISLLTREAMRDIAHLLRPGHLGQLANILKDPEASSNDRFVALELLKNANIAAGGVLPSCQDTGTAIVMGKKGQHVLTDGRDEEAISRGVFDTYRTSNLRYSQMAPLDMYKEVNTGNNLPAQIELYATAGDAYKFLFMAKGGGSANKSYLYQETKAVLNPVSLLAFLDAKIRSLGTAACPPYHLAIVVGGTSAEFALKTAKYASARYLDTLPTEGNALGRGFRDVELEQKVLELTQRMGIGAQFGGKYFCHDVRVIRLPRHGASCPVAIAVSCSADRQILGKITRDGVYLEQLEADPAKYLPETTESDLGGEVVKLDLNRPMSELRAELSRYPIKTRLSLSGPMVVARDIAHAKLKERLDRGEGMPQYLKDRMVYYAGPAKTPEGYASGSFGPTTAGRMDAYVDQFQAEGGSFVMLAKGNRSQAVTDACKKHGGFYLGSIGGPAARLAKDCITKVEVLEYEELGMEAVWKIEVVDFPAFIVVDDKGNDFFANINKPTAKKG; the protein is encoded by the coding sequence ATGACCGACTTTCAGTTCCAGGAAATGCTTCCGCTGGGCAAGGACGAGACGCCCTACCGCCTGCTCACGAAGGACTACGTCACGCCCATCGAGGCCGCCGGGCGTTCCTTCATCCAGGTGGCGCCGGAGGCCATCTCCCTGTTGACGCGCGAGGCGATGCGCGACATCGCCCACCTGCTGCGTCCCGGGCACCTGGGCCAGCTTGCGAACATCCTGAAGGACCCCGAGGCGTCCTCGAATGATCGCTTCGTGGCGCTGGAGCTCCTGAAGAACGCGAACATCGCCGCCGGTGGCGTGCTGCCGTCCTGCCAGGACACGGGCACCGCCATCGTGATGGGCAAGAAGGGCCAGCACGTCCTCACGGACGGGCGCGACGAGGAGGCCATCTCCCGGGGCGTGTTCGACACGTACCGCACGTCCAACCTGCGCTACTCGCAGATGGCGCCGCTGGACATGTACAAGGAGGTCAACACCGGCAACAACCTGCCCGCGCAGATCGAGCTCTACGCGACGGCCGGTGACGCCTACAAGTTCCTGTTCATGGCCAAGGGTGGTGGCTCGGCGAACAAGAGCTACCTGTACCAGGAGACCAAGGCGGTCCTGAACCCGGTGAGCCTGCTGGCGTTCCTGGACGCGAAGATCCGCTCGCTGGGCACGGCCGCGTGTCCTCCGTACCACCTGGCCATCGTCGTGGGTGGCACGTCCGCGGAGTTCGCGCTGAAGACGGCGAAGTACGCCTCGGCGCGCTACCTGGACACGCTGCCCACGGAGGGCAACGCGCTGGGCCGGGGCTTCCGGGACGTGGAGCTGGAGCAGAAGGTGTTGGAGCTGACGCAGCGCATGGGCATCGGCGCACAGTTCGGCGGCAAGTACTTCTGCCATGACGTGCGGGTCATCCGGCTGCCTCGCCATGGCGCCTCGTGTCCGGTGGCCATCGCGGTGTCGTGCTCGGCGGACCGGCAGATCCTGGGGAAGATCACCCGGGACGGCGTCTACCTGGAGCAGCTGGAGGCGGACCCGGCGAAGTACCTGCCGGAGACGACGGAGTCCGACCTGGGCGGCGAGGTGGTGAAGCTGGACCTGAACCGGCCGATGAGCGAGCTGCGGGCGGAGCTGTCGCGCTACCCCATCAAGACGCGCTTGTCGCTGTCGGGGCCGATGGTGGTGGCGCGCGACATCGCGCACGCGAAGCTCAAGGAGCGGTTGGATCGCGGCGAGGGCATGCCGCAGTACCTGAAGGACCGCATGGTGTACTACGCGGGTCCGGCGAAGACGCCGGAGGGCTACGCGTCGGGCTCGTTCGGTCCGACGACGGCGGGTCGCATGGACGCGTACGTGGACCAGTTCCAGGCGGAGGGCGGCAGCTTCGTGATGCTGGCGAAGGGCAACCGCTCGCAGGCCGTGACGGACGCGTGCAAGAAGCACGGCGGCTTCTACCTGGGCTCCATCGGCGGTCCCGCGGCGCGACTGGCCAAGGACTGCATCACGAAGGTGGAGGTCCTCGAGTACGAGGAGCTGGGCATGGAGGCCGTGTGGAAGATCGAGGTCGTCGACTTCCCTGCGTTCATCGTGGTGGATGACAAGGGCAACGACTTCTTCGCCAACATCAACAAGCCCACGGCGAAGAAGGGCTGA
- a CDS encoding rubredoxin: MSKARRYRCTTCEHIYDPALGDPDTGIPPGTAFEDLPDDWMCPDCMSPKSSFEPLDD, from the coding sequence ATGTCCAAGGCCAGGCGCTACCGCTGCACCACGTGCGAGCACATCTATGACCCCGCTCTGGGCGACCCCGACACCGGCATCCCCCCGGGGACGGCCTTCGAAGACCTCCCGGACGACTGGATGTGCCCGGATTGCATGTCTCCGAAGTCCTCCTTCGAACCCCTGGACGACTGA
- a CDS encoding OmpA family protein — protein MLWTPVASSSVQALWLGILALASATARAAEPSSVEQRAREDLDRQLQALVKTPPPEIVITYEGLPGAGGARAYKLLEVDFILNGQPLAVPGLDVLSGPGAHRLAALKVDEGSYTLVSRVTYTNNDTWNLFSEESGFLWKMTASVTFQAQKGLRMKVRVLPGINPTAPDPRLKLKLNHDVSAEMTAQLADASLVEDAGTPAVVVRAPVTLPLPPPPVTPPPTTQPLAMAPPPVATPRETPELGPVAPGKLLLKVLSGKKPVAATAYVRGKGAPQQVILEKSAKKPVPVMLPPGEYTVDVLSKGFLAQTRQVKVTREREATVSFTLAKAPAKKTAQASVKNERVELPKPPRFAEKQAAPRKGSTGDIALLVDMLVRDESLKLRLEGHTDNREAPATARQALSEARAKALADALVREGLNPTRIETAGLGDTRPKAPNLIPRGRELNRRVDIVLVRGK, from the coding sequence ATGCTGTGGACCCCCGTGGCTTCCTCTTCCGTTCAAGCACTGTGGCTCGGCATCCTGGCTCTCGCGAGCGCCACGGCGCGCGCGGCCGAGCCCTCCTCCGTCGAGCAGCGCGCCCGCGAAGACCTGGACCGTCAGCTCCAGGCGCTGGTCAAGACGCCTCCGCCTGAAATCGTCATCACCTACGAGGGCCTCCCCGGCGCCGGCGGCGCGCGGGCCTACAAGCTCCTCGAGGTGGACTTCATCCTCAATGGCCAGCCGCTGGCGGTCCCCGGGCTGGACGTCCTCAGCGGCCCCGGCGCCCACCGGCTCGCGGCGCTCAAGGTGGACGAGGGCTCGTACACGCTGGTGTCGCGCGTCACCTACACCAACAACGACACGTGGAACCTCTTCAGCGAGGAGAGCGGCTTCCTCTGGAAGATGACGGCGTCCGTCACGTTCCAGGCGCAGAAGGGCCTGCGCATGAAGGTGCGGGTGCTCCCCGGCATCAATCCCACCGCGCCGGACCCCCGCCTCAAGCTGAAGCTCAACCACGACGTGTCGGCGGAGATGACAGCGCAGCTCGCGGACGCCTCGCTGGTCGAGGACGCGGGCACACCCGCCGTGGTGGTGCGGGCGCCGGTGACGCTGCCCCTGCCGCCTCCGCCGGTGACGCCGCCGCCCACGACGCAGCCGCTCGCGATGGCGCCGCCCCCCGTGGCGACGCCTCGGGAGACGCCGGAGCTGGGGCCGGTGGCGCCGGGCAAGCTGCTGTTGAAGGTGCTGTCGGGCAAGAAGCCCGTGGCGGCCACGGCGTATGTCCGGGGCAAGGGCGCGCCGCAGCAGGTCATCCTGGAGAAGAGCGCGAAGAAGCCCGTGCCGGTGATGCTGCCTCCGGGCGAGTACACCGTGGACGTGCTCTCCAAGGGCTTCCTGGCCCAGACGCGTCAGGTGAAGGTGACCCGCGAGCGCGAGGCCACGGTGTCCTTCACGCTGGCGAAGGCGCCGGCGAAGAAGACGGCTCAGGCCAGCGTGAAGAACGAGCGGGTGGAGCTGCCCAAGCCGCCGCGCTTCGCGGAGAAGCAGGCCGCGCCGCGCAAGGGGTCCACGGGCGACATCGCGCTGCTGGTGGACATGCTGGTGCGGGACGAGTCGCTGAAGCTGCGGCTGGAGGGGCACACGGACAACCGCGAGGCGCCCGCGACGGCCCGGCAGGCGCTCTCCGAGGCGCGTGCGAAGGCCCTGGCGGACGCGCTGGTGCGCGAGGGGCTGAATCCCACGCGCATCGAGACCGCGGGCCTGGGCGACACCCGCCCCAAGGCCCCCAACCTGATTCCGCGCGGCCGTGAGCTGAACCGCCGCGTGGACATCGTGCTGGTGCGCGGCAAGTAG
- a CDS encoding L,D-transpeptidase family protein, with product MSPSLFRIVSLLGVLVAPGAQAKDRVATARQGRMKDVTALFAAAKTPWPTEQLYVRAFKHERELEVWAGPKDGPLVKVRTYPFCAASGELGPKRRQGDLQVPEGFYSIDLFNPVSSYHLSMRVSYPNAADKHHKTPGVSLGGDIYVHGDCVSIGCIAIEDGPIEELYLMALDTRAHTKKDPIIHIFPRRLDAAGMTALEGQAGTDAKLIALWRSLAPAYTSFEESRQVPRTSIDAKTGEYRVTPASKPRAAGR from the coding sequence ATGAGCCCCTCCCTCTTCCGAATCGTCAGCCTCCTGGGCGTCCTCGTCGCGCCAGGCGCGCAGGCCAAGGACCGCGTCGCCACGGCGCGCCAGGGCCGCATGAAGGACGTCACGGCCCTCTTCGCCGCGGCGAAGACCCCGTGGCCCACCGAGCAGCTCTACGTGCGGGCCTTCAAGCACGAGCGCGAGCTGGAGGTCTGGGCGGGTCCGAAGGACGGGCCCCTGGTGAAGGTGCGGACCTATCCCTTCTGCGCCGCGTCCGGAGAGCTCGGGCCCAAGCGGAGGCAGGGAGACCTGCAGGTCCCCGAGGGCTTCTACAGCATCGACCTCTTCAATCCGGTGAGCAGCTACCACCTGTCCATGCGGGTCAGCTATCCGAACGCGGCGGACAAGCACCACAAGACGCCCGGGGTCTCGCTCGGCGGTGACATCTACGTGCATGGGGACTGCGTGAGCATCGGGTGCATCGCCATCGAGGACGGCCCCATCGAGGAGCTGTACCTGATGGCCCTCGACACGCGCGCGCACACGAAGAAGGACCCGATCATCCACATCTTCCCGCGAAGGCTCGACGCGGCGGGGATGACGGCGCTGGAGGGCCAGGCGGGGACGGACGCGAAGCTCATCGCCCTCTGGCGGAGCCTCGCGCCCGCGTACACATCCTTCGAGGAGAGCCGTCAGGTGCCACGCACGAGCATCGACGCGAAGACGGGCGAGTACCGCGTGACGCCCGCCTCCAAGCCTCGCGCCGCGGGGCGATGA